The Methanomassiliicoccales archaeon genome has a window encoding:
- the thiC gene encoding phosphomethylpyrimidine synthase ThiC produces MVTIKDAKKGLTDEIIAVAKQEGVDPEFIRRGIIRGRIVIPSNPIHSPKPCGIGEGLAVKVNVNVGTSRDMPSIENELEKVRIAINYGTDTIMDLSTGGDIDLVRRKILKEVRIPVGTVPIYQTGLKAARESAVVDMDEDDIFNGIIRHAKDGVDFMTIHCGVTKESVEHLRRSRRITDVVSRGGSFLVAWILHNEKENPLYENFDYLLELASEYEFTISLGDGLRPGCIHDATDVPQLQELIILGDLVRRAKEKEVQVIVEGPGHVPLNQIEANVRVEKTVCDGAPFYVLGPLVTDIAPGYDHISGAIGGALAAYHGADFLCYVTPAEHLSLPSKEDVKEGLIAAKLAAHAADVARGKGLEWDLRMSKARKALDWDAMFKEAIDPEKARLYRARGITEASEGCSMCGDVCAIKILREYLKKDGVC; encoded by the coding sequence ATGGTAACAATTAAGGATGCAAAAAAGGGGCTCACGGATGAAATCATCGCAGTGGCTAAGCAAGAGGGCGTTGATCCAGAGTTCATAAGAAGGGGTATTATTAGAGGGCGCATCGTCATTCCATCAAATCCAATACACTCTCCAAAACCGTGTGGGATCGGAGAGGGGCTTGCAGTAAAGGTCAATGTCAACGTAGGCACATCAAGAGACATGCCTTCGATCGAAAACGAACTGGAAAAAGTAAGAATTGCAATCAACTACGGTACCGATACTATCATGGACTTGAGCACCGGCGGAGATATCGATCTGGTAAGAAGGAAAATTCTAAAAGAAGTGAGAATACCCGTCGGAACTGTTCCGATTTACCAGACTGGCCTGAAAGCCGCCCGGGAAAGCGCAGTCGTGGACATGGATGAGGATGACATATTCAACGGCATTATCAGACATGCAAAAGATGGCGTTGATTTCATGACCATACACTGCGGCGTGACCAAGGAAAGCGTCGAGCATCTGCGACGTTCCAGGAGAATCACAGATGTTGTCTCGAGAGGCGGATCGTTCCTAGTCGCATGGATTCTCCATAATGAAAAGGAGAATCCTCTATACGAGAACTTTGACTATCTACTTGAACTGGCATCCGAATACGAATTTACAATCAGTCTCGGAGATGGACTTAGACCAGGATGCATCCATGACGCAACGGATGTTCCACAATTACAGGAGCTCATCATACTTGGAGATCTCGTGAGGAGAGCAAAAGAGAAAGAGGTCCAAGTGATTGTTGAAGGGCCAGGCCATGTCCCATTAAATCAAATCGAAGCCAACGTACGCGTGGAAAAGACTGTGTGTGATGGAGCCCCCTTTTATGTGCTCGGTCCGCTGGTTACAGATATCGCGCCAGGCTATGATCATATATCTGGTGCAATTGGCGGAGCGTTGGCAGCATATCACGGCGCTGATTTTCTCTGTTATGTCACGCCAGCTGAGCACCTTTCGCTTCCAAGCAAAGAAGATGTAAAAGAGGGATTGATTGCCGCGAAGCTTGCGGCCCACGCTGCAGACGTGGCAAGAGGAAAAGGATTGGAATGGGACCTAAGGATGTCAAAAGCAAGGAAGGCGCTCGACTGGGATGCGATGTTCAAAGAAGCGATCGATCCTGAAAAGGCGAGGCTATACAGGGCGAGGGGGATAACGGAGGCTAGCGAGGGGTGCTCTATGTGTGGCGATGTATGCGCCATCAAGATTCTGAGGGAATACTTGAAGAAGGACGGGGTTTGCTGA
- the gyrB gene encoding DNA topoisomerase (ATP-hydrolyzing) subunit B, giving the protein MEDSSYNEDKIQVLEGLQAVRKRPGMYIGSTDSRGLHHLVFEVVDNSIDEAMAGFCTKIAVTINGDGSVTVEDDGRGIPTGILPKYERPAVEIVMTTLHAGGKFDRKSYKVSGGLHGVGLSVVNSLSEWLEVRVKREGKEHFARFERGVVVDKLRIIGEASSTGTIITFKPDPEIFEDVNFDADILASRLMDLAFLNKNVIILFKDERTGREEKYHYEGGIIEFVQHINRTKNVLHEKPIYIAGERSDILIEVALQYTDAYSENIHTFVNNINTIEGGTHLIGFRSALTRTMNDYARKYGFLKESDESLSGDDVREGLTAILSVKMPEPQFEGQTKTKLGNSEIRGIVDSFVYERLYQYLEENPKVAEACIRRAILAAQAREAARKARELTRRKGFLESASLPGKLADCTEKDPAKSELFIVEGDSAGGSAKQGRNREFQAVLPLRGKILNVEKARMDKILKNAEVRNLITALGTGIKEDFDISKTRYHKIIIMTDADVDGAHIRTLLLTLFFRYMRPLIENGYVYIAQPPLYRIAKGNTEIYAYTEKERISAVERLGKGVSIQRYKGLGEMNPKQLWETTMNPDTRVMKKVTIEDARRADILFNILMGDAVLPRREFISAHAKEVENLDV; this is encoded by the coding sequence ATGGAAGACTCGAGCTATAACGAAGACAAAATACAAGTCCTTGAAGGACTGCAGGCGGTGAGAAAAAGGCCTGGGATGTATATCGGAAGCACTGACAGCAGAGGACTCCATCATCTCGTTTTCGAGGTCGTTGACAATAGCATCGATGAAGCGATGGCTGGTTTTTGCACGAAAATTGCTGTGACTATCAACGGGGATGGTAGCGTCACTGTAGAGGATGATGGCCGTGGCATTCCGACGGGCATTCTTCCAAAGTACGAACGACCGGCTGTCGAGATTGTGATGACAACACTCCACGCAGGCGGGAAATTTGACAGGAAAAGCTACAAAGTCTCAGGTGGTCTACACGGTGTGGGACTATCTGTTGTCAACAGTCTTTCTGAGTGGTTAGAAGTCAGGGTAAAGAGGGAAGGAAAAGAGCATTTTGCTCGATTTGAGAGAGGCGTCGTGGTAGATAAGTTACGCATCATCGGCGAGGCGAGCAGTACGGGCACGATAATCACTTTTAAGCCAGATCCTGAGATCTTTGAAGATGTCAATTTCGATGCGGATATTTTGGCTAGCAGATTAATGGATCTCGCTTTTTTGAACAAAAACGTCATCATTTTATTCAAAGATGAAAGGACTGGAAGAGAGGAGAAGTACCATTACGAGGGAGGGATCATAGAATTTGTTCAGCATATAAACAGAACGAAGAACGTACTTCACGAAAAGCCAATTTACATCGCAGGCGAACGCAGTGATATTTTGATCGAAGTGGCCCTTCAATATACTGATGCTTACTCGGAGAATATACACACCTTTGTCAACAATATCAACACGATTGAAGGCGGAACTCACCTCATTGGATTTAGATCAGCACTAACGAGGACGATGAATGATTACGCGAGGAAGTACGGATTTCTTAAGGAAAGCGATGAGAGCTTGAGCGGAGATGATGTGAGGGAAGGCCTTACAGCTATACTGAGTGTCAAAATGCCGGAGCCGCAGTTTGAAGGCCAAACAAAGACAAAATTGGGAAACAGTGAGATCCGCGGAATTGTTGATTCATTTGTATATGAAAGACTTTACCAGTATCTGGAAGAAAATCCCAAAGTCGCTGAAGCCTGCATAAGAAGGGCAATACTTGCAGCGCAGGCGAGGGAAGCGGCGAGAAAGGCAAGGGAACTGACGCGTAGAAAGGGATTTCTTGAATCTGCAAGCCTTCCTGGTAAGCTAGCAGATTGCACTGAAAAGGATCCTGCAAAATCGGAGCTGTTCATAGTTGAAGGGGACTCCGCTGGTGGAAGTGCCAAGCAGGGAAGAAATAGGGAATTCCAAGCTGTTCTTCCATTGAGAGGGAAGATTCTCAATGTTGAAAAGGCGCGTATGGATAAAATACTAAAAAATGCCGAAGTAAGAAATCTGATCACAGCTCTTGGTACTGGCATCAAAGAGGATTTTGACATCAGCAAAACCCGTTACCACAAGATCATTATAATGACCGATGCTGATGTTGACGGTGCGCACATACGCACCCTTTTGCTCACGCTTTTCTTTAGATACATGAGACCGCTCATAGAAAACGGCTATGTGTATATCGCGCAGCCGCCGCTTTATAGGATTGCAAAGGGTAACACGGAGATTTACGCTTATACTGAGAAAGAAAGGATAAGCGCTGTTGAACGCCTGGGAAAAGGAGTCTCCATTCAGAGATACAAGGGTCTTGGTGAAATGAATCCGAAACAGCTCTGGGAGACGACGATGAATCCCGATACAAGGGTCATGAAGAAAGTGACAATCGAGGATGCAAGGAGGGCTGACATTCTTTTTAACATCTTGATGGGCGATGCTGTTTTGCCCAGAAGGGAATTTATCAGTGCACATGCGAAAGAAGTCGAAAACCTTGACGTGTAG